In Sphingobium sp. Z007, one DNA window encodes the following:
- a CDS encoding aldo/keto reductase, producing the protein MSLTDFRTLGRSGLVVSPLALGTMTFGQSAWGADDTTSRAIFDAYRAAGGNFIDTADIYAGGQSEALVGKFIADSGSRDAVVLATKFGFNGSASPLSASPADGGNPHAGGAGAKNIHRALDASLKRLGTDYIDLYWMHVWDGVTPVEEIVQTLGDLVRAGKIRYYGLSDMPAWLAMKAATIAGERRVPGPIAMQVEYSLVARDVEAEHVPVAREAAMGIVPWSPLAGGFLSGKYARGDTADTGRLSGANPFGDSKFADRNWDILDVLKAVATEVDRPVAQVALAWTLHRPGVASTLIGASKPSQLESNIAATEIRLSADQMQRLDTASAPAAGFSTSLTQPGIRRMIFGGHDVMGWGE; encoded by the coding sequence ATGTCCCTCACCGATTTTCGCACGCTTGGGCGGTCGGGCCTGGTGGTCAGCCCGCTGGCGCTTGGGACCATGACTTTTGGCCAAAGCGCATGGGGCGCGGACGACACGACATCACGCGCCATTTTCGACGCGTATCGCGCGGCGGGCGGCAATTTCATCGACACCGCCGACATCTATGCAGGTGGACAGAGCGAGGCATTGGTCGGCAAGTTCATCGCTGACAGTGGAAGCCGGGACGCAGTCGTGCTGGCCACGAAGTTCGGGTTCAACGGATCGGCGAGCCCCCTGAGCGCGAGTCCCGCCGACGGCGGAAATCCCCATGCGGGGGGCGCGGGGGCGAAAAACATCCACCGCGCGCTCGATGCGTCGCTCAAACGGCTCGGCACCGATTATATCGACCTTTACTGGATGCATGTCTGGGACGGCGTGACGCCGGTTGAGGAAATCGTTCAGACGCTGGGCGATCTCGTACGTGCGGGCAAGATCCGCTATTACGGCTTGTCGGACATGCCCGCATGGCTGGCGATGAAGGCGGCGACGATCGCCGGCGAACGTCGCGTGCCCGGCCCGATCGCGATGCAGGTCGAATATTCGCTGGTCGCGCGCGATGTGGAGGCGGAACATGTTCCCGTGGCGCGCGAGGCCGCCATGGGGATCGTGCCGTGGAGCCCGCTTGCAGGCGGCTTCCTGAGCGGCAAATATGCGCGTGGCGACACGGCCGATACAGGACGCCTGAGCGGCGCCAATCCCTTTGGCGACAGCAAGTTCGCCGATCGCAACTGGGACATTCTGGATGTCCTGAAGGCGGTCGCAACGGAAGTGGATCGACCCGTCGCCCAAGTGGCGCTGGCCTGGACATTGCACCGGCCAGGTGTCGCATCGACCCTGATCGGGGCGAGCAAGCCATCGCAACTGGAAAGCAACATCGCGGCAACCGAGATACGCCTGTCCGCCGACCAGATGCAGCGGCTTGACACCGCCAGCGCGCCCGCTGCGGGATTCAGCACCTCGTTAACGCAGCCGGGCATCCGCCGCATGATTTTTGGCGGTCACGATGTTATGGGTTGGGGAGAGTGA
- the guaA gene encoding glutamine-hydrolyzing GMP synthase, with product KQGCSLFDGLWSEGEKHQVWMSHGDKVTTLAPGFEVVATSEGAPYAVTANEAKRFYATQFHPEVVHTPDGAKLLANFVRHVCGLAGDWTMAEFRATKIAEIRAQVGEGRVICGLSGGVDSAVAAVLIHEAIGDQLTCVFVDHGLMRLGEAEQVVSLFREHYGIKLVHVNAEERFLGGLAGLTDPEKKRKFIGGEFIKVFEEEAAKIGGADYLAQGTLYPDVIESVSFTGGPSVTIKSHHNVGGLPERMNMKLVEPLRELFKDEVRVLGKELGLPDIFVGRHPFPGPGLAIRIPGEVTKERCDILRKADAIYLEEIRNAGLYDAIWQAFAVLLPVRTVGVMGDLRTYDSVCAVRAVTSTDGMTADIYPFDAAFLSRVATRIINEVKGINRVVYDYTSKPPGTIEWE from the coding sequence AAGCAGGGCTGCTCCCTGTTCGACGGCCTGTGGAGCGAAGGCGAAAAGCATCAGGTCTGGATGAGCCATGGCGACAAGGTGACGACCCTTGCCCCCGGCTTCGAAGTCGTCGCCACCAGCGAGGGCGCGCCCTATGCCGTCACCGCGAACGAAGCCAAACGCTTCTACGCCACCCAATTCCACCCCGAAGTCGTCCACACCCCCGATGGCGCCAAGCTGCTCGCCAATTTCGTGCGCCACGTCTGCGGCTTGGCCGGTGACTGGACCATGGCGGAGTTTCGCGCGACCAAGATCGCCGAAATCCGCGCCCAAGTGGGCGAAGGGCGCGTGATTTGCGGCCTGTCCGGCGGCGTCGACAGCGCGGTCGCCGCGGTCCTGATCCACGAAGCGATCGGCGACCAGCTCACCTGCGTCTTCGTCGACCATGGCCTGATGCGGCTGGGCGAAGCCGAACAGGTGGTGAGCCTGTTCCGCGAACATTATGGCATCAAATTGGTGCATGTGAACGCGGAAGAGCGCTTCCTCGGCGGCCTCGCCGGCCTCACCGACCCGGAAAAGAAGCGCAAGTTCATCGGCGGCGAATTTATCAAGGTCTTCGAGGAGGAAGCCGCGAAGATCGGCGGTGCCGACTATCTGGCGCAGGGCACCCTCTATCCCGACGTCATCGAATCGGTCAGCTTTACCGGCGGTCCCTCGGTGACGATCAAATCGCATCACAATGTCGGCGGCCTGCCCGAACGCATGAATATGAAGCTGGTCGAACCGCTGCGCGAATTGTTCAAGGACGAAGTGCGCGTGCTGGGCAAGGAACTGGGCCTGCCCGACATTTTCGTCGGCCGTCACCCCTTCCCCGGCCCCGGCCTTGCCATCCGCATCCCCGGCGAAGTGACCAAGGAACGCTGCGACATATTGCGCAAGGCGGACGCCATCTATCTGGAGGAAATCCGCAACGCGGGCCTCTACGACGCGATCTGGCAGGCCTTCGCCGTCCTGCTCCCGGTCCGCACCGTGGGCGTCATGGGCGACCTGCGCACCTATGACAGCGTCTGCGCTGTGCGCGCCGTCACATCGACCGACGGCATGACCGCCGACATCTACCCCTTCGACGCAGCTTTCCTAAGCCGCGTCGCGACCCGCATCATCAACGAGGTCAAGGGCATCAACCGCGTGGTCTATGATTACACCTCGAAGCCGCCCGGCACGATCGAGTGGGAATGA